Genomic window (Saccharomyces eubayanus strain FM1318 chromosome XVI, whole genome shotgun sequence):
ttcatttttattctgtATTTCTGTAAAAGTTTAGGGATTATCGCTGCGGGACAGGCATTGTGCGGTATGCCATGGGGTTGTTTCCAATGTCTGACTGTGTCTTATGCCTCTGAAATCTGTCCTATGGCGCTGAGGTACTACCTGACGACATATTCGAATCTGTGCTGGTTGTTTGGTCAGCTTTTTGCTGCAGGCatcatgaaaaattccCAAAACAAATACGCAGACTCGGACTTAGGATATACGCTACCTTTTGCTTTACAGTGGATCTGGCCTGTTCCTCTAGCAATAGCGATATTCTTTGCACCTGAATCCCCATGGTGGTTAGTCAAGAAAGGAAGACTAGAGCAGGCAAAGAGGTCGCTCGAAAGAACACTAAGCGGTAAGGGAGCCGAGAAAGAATCACTGGTGGCCATGGAACTggataaaatcaaaatgaCTATagagaaggagaagaagcTGTCAGACGATGAAGGCTCCTATTTGGATTGTCTGAGGGGCAAGGTTAATCGGAGGAGAACGAGAATAGCCTGTCTGTGCTGGGCCGGTCAAACTGTTTGTGGTGCGTCACTAATAGGTTACTCAACTTACTTCTACGAGAAAGCCGGTGTTAGCACGGAAACAGCATTCACTTTTAGTATCATTCAATACTGTCTCGGTATTGCTGCAACATTTTTATCCTGGTGGGCCTCAAAATATTATGGTAGATATGACCTTTACGCTTGTGGACTGGCCTTCCAGACCGTTATACTGTTCATTATAGGCGGTTTGGGATGCTCCGACACTCACGGTGCCAAAATGGGAAGTGGCGCTCTTCTAATGGTCGTTGCGTTCTCATACAACCTGGGGATTGCCCCTGTCGTTTTTTGCTTAGTCTCTGAAATACCATCGTCGAGGCTGAGAACTAAATCGATCATTTTAGCTCGTAATGCGTACAACATAGGAAATATCGTAGTTgctgttttgattttgtacCAACTGAACTCTGAGAAATGGAACTGGGGTGCCAAGTCAGGCTTTTTCTGGGGAGGATTCTGCCTGGCTGTTTTAATTTGGGCTGTCTTTGATCTGCCCGAAACCGCAGGTAGAACCTTTattgaaataaatgaaCTATTTAGACTTGGAGTTCCAGCAAGAAAATTCAAGTCAACAAAAGTGGACCCATTTGCCGCCGCCAAAGCAATCTCTGATGAAATCAACCATAAAGATCCCAAGGAAGATATGAAAGCTTCCGCCGAGGAGAGAGAGCAAAGCACCCCATCTCTAATGGATTGATGACTCTTAGCGCAGCAGATGATAAGGTATCACTCTCCgtgtatatattaaataCCTAGCACATTagctttattatttattactTGGTTAAGGTATTTCGTTGGTTTTATGtaaaaatttgaagttcccatttatcaaagaaaagacctTCTTCGGAGTGTCGAAAATGAACTTGAAGAACTAACGGCTCTTTATTCCTCCGTAAAGTTCACCAGATCATTCAGGGAGTAAGAGTTAAAACACCACTGccgtatttttttattcattttgatATCGTCTATTTTCCACGCATTTTTAACAAACGTAAGACTACTGTACAACGCTTTTATTTGCAACGCTCTCGATGACAACTTTATCAGACAGCTTTATGAACTTCTCCAGTGCCCTAATTTTGGTACATCTATAATTACGGAGAATACAACCCAGAAAACACGTATTGCCCATTCGAGATATGCCGATTGCCTGCTTTAGGCTGAACGAAACCCACATTAGTAGCTGGCCATCTTACCCAATCTTAAGTCATACTTTCCACTACAGAAAAGGTACCGATACAAAAAATCCAGCCGGGGTGCAAAGGATAATGAATCCGATAACTCGGTTTTAAATTTGACTCCATACAGCCAGATGTGGTTATCTAAGACTTCCTCATCGTATTTTTACGCTAGGCGTGTGAATGGACAATCACGCACTCTTCTATAAAAAACATCCCAGGAGCTTTTGTTTCTCGTTCAGCAGagaatttttaaagacTAGCCTTACGGCAATTGCCACCTCTTAAAATATCGtacaaatattttaaagGATTATATCAGTATCGTCTTTAGAGTCACCGTTTGGTTGCAACGGTCTGGTAATAGGTAGAGTAATAAGGGCGCTTTGACATTTAGTTGAAAATCTCTGAATCATTTTATTATCACACTgtttcaaagagaaaacaaacttgACGACATCGCACAAAGTACTCCAAGCCTCCGATTCTATATCTTGGTCATACTGTTTTACGACGTCCACTAATGCATTGGCGATTTCTAGAGCTTTTGTTGATATACCAGGACCGTGAACTTCATAAAGATTGTTTGGACTTAGAAATATATCGTCTAGCATATCCCTGGCAATTTCGACTGGTATGTGGGCATTGTTACtattcgaaaaaaaattggcGCCCTTCATTCGAAACACCAGCCTCCAAGCTAGTGCTCTTATCCAGTGCcgagaaaatgaaatgtcTACGTATCCGTAAGACCATGGCTCTATTTCCAGTGACGATGTATGAAGTTCtttccatattttttttagagaGTCTTCTGTACAAGAAACATTCTCAGAGTTACTAGCTAAAGCATCAAAGAAGTATTTTCCTGGTACAGTGAAAACCCTGATCATCTCAAGAAAACTATCCAGGGAAAGCCGAGGGTCAGTTACATCTTCAAGTTGTGGTGGAGATATTGAGGAATCCAAGCTTGTCGCACAATGAATATACACGGAATAGTATCTTTCCGttaaaagaagcaaataaTAAACTTTCCGTCTAAGCTGCTGCTCATCAAATGAAAGAGATTCATACGTTTCTTCAAGATGCAATTCGCCGACCTTGATAAGGCCAACAGCTTCACAAGAAAGTCTGTATGAAGTTCCTGTATCAGCAAACTGAGCAAAACAACGAAGCAAGCAGTAATATGTCATAATCTTGAATATGTCGCTGCTACTAAGATCGTCGAAGTCTTGGCGTGATGACATACAGAGAACTGACAACTGCCTTCCAGTATAATAGAGTCCTTCCTCAGATTCTATTCCGGTATGCAAATCGCTAAGAGTGGCTGCTGAAAGAGCTACCAAAAACCAGTAAACGTGGCAATCATcgaatttttcttccaagaGCTTGTGAAGATCATCATAGCAGAGTAAAGGCCAGATCACGTATAAATTATCATGGTACAGCCTTAAACATTGGTCAATCAGCACCTTTGGAACCTTCGTGGGAACCCTCGAAGCAGTCATTGTACTGCTGTCCTCACTAACCCTCTGTACACAGgctatttttttaaggTTTCTTGACCTGATAGACTTTGGACCTCGTTTTCTTAACGGTTGGAGATAAGTACAATTCAAATCGCGTTGAATGCAACGACCGCATGGTCCTTTACCATCACATTTTACTCGACGAACGCGACAACAGTCGCATGCCTGCTTGACCAGAGTCATATTAAAAGcagagattttttttcaagacgTTTTTAGTCTGACCTTTGACGTGACTTTCCCATTTTCCCCTTAGTAAGAGATCTTAGAAGCATTTGCCCTTGTCCGTATCTAAAAGCCACTGAATATAAAGGAACAGAAAAATaacttggaaaaaataacCTGGGGGCGGGGAAATGCGGTATGGGTGTGGGGCGCCGCACGTGAACgaagaaaattt
Coding sequences:
- a CDS encoding Zn(II)2Cys6 transcription factor, which produces MTLVKQACDCCRVRRVKCDGKGPCGRCIQRDLNCTYLQPLRKRGPKSIRSRNLKKIACVQRVSEDSSTMTASRVPTKVPKVLIDQCLRLYHDNLYVIWPLLCYDDLHKLLEEKFDDCHVYWFLVALSAATLSDLHTGIESEEGLYYTGRQLSVLCMSSRQDFDDLSSSDIFKIMTYYCLLRCFAQFADTGTSYRLSCEAVGLIKVGELHLEETYESLSFDEQQLRRKVYYLLLLTERYYSVYIHCATSLDSSISPPQLEDVTDPRLSLDSFLEMIRVFTVPGKYFFDALASNSENVSCTEDSLKKIWKELHTSSLEIEPWSYGYVDISFSRHWIRALAWRLVFRMKGANFFSNSNNAHIPVEIARDMLDDIFLSPNNLYEVHGPGISTKALEIANALVDVVKQYDQDIESEAWSTLCDVVKFVFSLKQCDNKMIQRFSTKCQSALITLPITRPLQPNGDSKDDTDIIL